The following nucleotide sequence is from Scheffersomyces stipitis CBS 6054 chromosome 4, complete sequence.
CACTTTTCTCGAGACTCTCACTGCAAGCTGCTTGTTGCGGCAGGTTCAAATTGCAACCATGGCAATTATCAAGCAATTATGAGCGCTGTGAAATAATAATGCAGATTAcacatttttcacttaGATTGTAAACCGAGATAGCCGTCTTCAACCTATTCACACTAAGCTCCATTTGCCTCAGAGTAGCCATCTACAAGCTGTAAAGCTTCTCTACCAATCACGTGAAGCGTGGCCTCCCTTGGCAAAATTTTATGGAATTGTTGAGTGCTTCTGGTGCTACATGTGATAACCTTAGGTTATCTACACACCCTCGGAAATGTGCTAATTCAATCTAATAGTTATACCGATACGGTTCATGATTCGCTGCTAATTTTAGCTGGCTTTAATGCATTTCATTTCGTCTATATTTTTGTCGACTCCATGCCACTCTCTCGGGTGAAGTTAACCTTCTGTTCGTTTACCACATTTTCGTATTTTACATTTGCATTATAAACTGATCCCGAGTTCTTACCCCTGATCAGCCGAAGTCATTAGAGCAAATTAACGCAATTAATGCAAATAATTGCCCATGTCGATATTCATCGGAATTAATCTGGCATTCCTTAGCGCCTCCTCTTGCTCGGAATATGTCAGACTTCTGAATCATCCTCTTGTAATAAACAAATAGCATCCGCCTCCTTTTCCTCAGTAATTTGACAACTGAATCATCTGCAAAATGCGTTTTCAGTACatcttgaattttgcaaaatcaGCAGTAGTTTCAGTTTAATCCTTTCGTAGTTTGTACAAATCAGTGAATTTTACTCCACTGGGTCGGTGGTTTCGGGAGTACCTTTGACGCTGAGATTGTTTACACCAGACTATCTTGCATCATGTTAGGTTTATTAGTAGTCAAGTTACTCGGTAGGATCACCTGCTATTTTCTTCATGGAATCTTTTAGTCTACCGATTCCACCATGAAACTGCAGTAGTGCTGTTTATCAACTACATTCGGTGCCCGAGACTTTGTGgcatttccatttctcgaacattttgcaattcatACCCTTCGAATTGGCTACATTGTATCTTGTGACGACAGTATAAGTTGTATGGGCTATGCTATCGACAATTTATTCTAGACTTTAAACTATTTGGTGTGTTTTTGCCGCAGGCGTTATTCATAGACTTCTATATTCTTGCCTCGTCTAATTCAACTTGCGAAAAATCTGTGCTTGGCCGTCTGAATATTAAATATTCAGAGCCTCCAATTCTATTGTAATTCAATATCGAGGCAATTAGAGGCCATTGGGAACAATAGTGTCTCGCCTTTTGGCGGATATATTTTTGTATCTTGAAACATGAGTTGCCATTTCGTGCCAAAAGGTTCAAAACTATGATCGGTTAAGAGTTGCAGCCTATATAAAATCACGAATTTACAACACCAATTGCATTTGATATGctattcaacaaatcgGACGAACACATGGAATAAGTCCAATTGTATTATTAAAGAATATATTCCATACTTGAACGAAGGGAAGAACTTTACGAGTTTTCAATGGAATACTCGCCCGAAGCTACACTTCTGGGTGGCTGAAAATTTACGCAGAATTGGGTCTAACAATTACAGAGCTTAGAGCTTTCAAAAGAATCACTTGCTGTTGCAAATTTTATTGTCATCTGCCACAACTGTTGCGAGCTTACAACACAATTGAGTTTGAGCTTTCAGCACTATTACCATGTACTTATCTAAAGCGTAATTAGTAATGTAATGTTTGTAGCATCCAGGGCTCGGAACTGCCATCTCCGAAACTTGCACCATCGACAGTTCCATTTGGCGACTTGGAACTGGCTAATATCATGTAACCTGAAACTCCAGATATCCGAGCTTGTACTTGGGATTTGTAAAGCATTATGTAACAATTTTCGTATCTACCAAGATAGTTCCAGAGATCTGCTGAAGTTAGTTTTTCGAACTCATTCGTCCGTATTACGAATTGCCACAAGGTAGAACTAACCGAAAATTGCACCAAACTAAATGGACATAGAATACAATGTTCCAGTCTAGCCCCTTAACAGAGCTGTCGTGGAGAAGTGGTGGTGAATATGTACCGCAATATATTCCCATCTGGGCTCTAAGACCGAGTTATGCACATAATTAATTCAAATTAGGAGAGCTCGGGAAGAACTCCAGATGGAACTCCTCTTATCTTAACATCTTGATACTTTCAATTATGATGGAAAAGAGCCCCTTTTCTAGAAGATAAGCCTGCCATACATACATTCGGCTAACTGCTAGCTTGCTGGCACTATCACAATATCAAAATATACATTCCTTTGCTGCTGGATCTCTCTTCGTTGTGGACCTGTCAAATATCTAATTAATAATCAAAAGCACGGAATACAGAATTATTTTTTCGGACAGTGCTGCGATTTCCTGATGAAGCCGTGCCATAGCTTTCCATTATCTGCACCATTATCTGTCTGGAACTGTGGAGAAAAACACTTTTGTTGATCAATTCATCGGAGGAACAAGACTACTGTTGAAGATCCAAAGGTGTAACCGGTTTTGCTTTCAGTTGTCAATTCTCTTACTTGGCAATTGCTCTTCAGACCCAGACTTTACTGTAGTTCacatttttgcaatcgtttCCAGCTTCTGGTTTTCAATATATACGTCCCATAACTTATAGCAGTATGACCACCAACAAATTCACCATCCAAGAGCAGCTAAGTGGTTTCCCTGTATTCCAGATGGTTATCATAGGATTTCTCCGACTAAGCGAGCCCATCGCCTTTACTTCGATGTTCCCCTACATCTACTTCATGATCAAGCATTTTGATATCGCAGAGGACGATGCCCAAATTTCTACTTACAGTGGATATTTAGCAGCTTCCTTCTCATTCAGCCAGTTTCTAAGCACAGTACACTGGGCAAAGGCTTCAAACAAATATGGGAGGAAAACTATACTATTGTGTGGTTGTGCTGGAACAGCATTTTCCATGATAATCTTTGGTTTGAGCAAAAACTTTTACATGGCTCTATTTGCTCGACTGTTGATGGGATTGCTCAATGGTAACGTCTCTATCATGAGAACAACAGTGGGAGAAATCGCTCACGAAAATAGACATCAAGGTCTTGCTTTCAGTAACCTTTCCCTCCTTTGGAGTTTTGGTAAATGTATAGGTGGATGGTTGGGAGGAGTGCTTACGAGTACAAAAGTATCAAAGTCTTCTACTACAAAGCTACTGAGAGCAGATGAAGGGTTGTTTTCGCGTTACCCATTCCTCCTTTCAAACGTGGTGGTTGCAGTATTGATATTGATATTCATCGTTATAGGCTGGcttttcttggaagaaactCATGAGGAGAAAAAGTATTCCAGAGATATTGGACTAGAAGTAGGAGATGCGCTTAGACGTCTGTTGGGATTCCAAGTACCCGAAAGACCCTGGAAACTGAGAGGACAATACTTTGAAGTGGGACAACCCCTATTGGATGAAGAGATGGAAGACAACTCGGTCATAGAAATGCACAACTATCCCCACAAGGGTAAACTGAGTCGAGTAGACATCTCAGATGCTGACGCCTCACAAAGTGAAACTGATACAGAAGCAGAACATGAGCTGATAATACCATTGGCCGTAAGGAAGTGCATAATAAGCAATTTTATGTGTTCCTTCCAGAATTTGATCTACGTCGAGTTTTATCCAGTCTTACTAGCTAAAGCACTTCGAGTAGAAGATTTAAAATTCCCGTTTCATATTAAAGGAGGGTACGGCTTCAGTGCTGCAGAGATCGGAAAACTTTTATCTATAACAGGGTTAATTGGGGTAGTTCTTGTTTCATTACTTTTTCCTGTAATTACCAAATATTGCAGAACTGATCTTGGGTTCAGGATAGGATTGTCCATAAATCCCATTATCTACTTCTTTTTACCGTTATATGTGTTCACACTGCACAAGTACAATGAGGCAATGCCCAAATATGTCACCGGGTTATTACTATACTTGAATAGTAGCGTAGTTTCCTTCGCTAACGGGATTACCTTCGCCCAAAATCTAATTTTGATTCACAGGGCATCTccaaagaagcaaagagCGTTAATAAACAGCTATGCCATGACAGTCACCGCCTTAGCTCGGTGTGCTGCCCCAATAATTTGGGGGTGGATTATTTCTAAGTTTGATGCGCAGGGTTATGGTGGGATGTCGTGGTGGGTTCTCTCAGTGTGGTCAATAATGACATTTTCACATTCGCTTTTCATCCATGAGACTGATGCGGAGGAGACCTAATTCGAGCCAAGCTATATGAAATATATGATGCAATAGAAAACGACAGTGTTAGCGAACGCCCTAGGATCTCGAAAAATGGTAATACGAGAAATGACCTACAGGTATGAGAATTTGTATCCCCATATGGAAAATTAGACTAGACTAACGGGTAGCACCTGAAATATTTAAACTATTGATAGCTGGTACCACTGGATGTAACCTAACCAAtctattcttctctttcattcTGGTTTCTATTTCATTCTGCTGTATTCCACTATTAAACAAGTGCTGCAGCCTCCCTGTCAACCAATCAGCCGTTCACTTTAAGCCAGCCActtctctcttcaacaaggtATAAACTTTCTGCTTGAAGATGTGCTACAATGCTAGATTCACTTTATAGCCAATACCTTGCTAATTACCTTTGTAAGTAGATTTCTCGATCTTTTTGTTCTGCATGTATGAATGTGGAGAGGTTGAAACTTGCCTAATTGGGAAATTTTTAACTTTTTTTGCGCCCATTCTTTTCCCTTCAAGGAAATGATTTTTATATCGAGAACAATGAACGAGCTTTCAAATACTACAATTACGCGATCTGCTTGAAGTAGATCTGCATCTTCCAAGATGAATTGCAACACAAAGATGGTATATGTTGGAAAAACGATGGTGTTCGCTAACGAAGTTGTTTATTCTTTCTGCTAGGAGTCctaaaaaaaaattgagaaATTACCGTATCCAGAAGGAACCCTTCTGTatttgaaaagattctTCCCAGAgtcatatatatatagttGGTTTTCTTCGCTTAGTCCTCGAATATtagaattcttcattcacatcttcttctaggGAGCAATTGAcaaatagaaagaaaatgaagttaTTGTACACACTTATCTCGTTATTCTTGATAACGTTCTCGGTAGCCAGTCCATTGGGCCCCGAGTTGGACGCTGTGCTTGCTGCCAGAGAAGAGCCAGATCTTTCTGAATTGATTGACTTTGTGAACAACCTTAACAATGAGAAGAAAGGCACCACTCTTTCGAAGAGATCCACTGAAAACGTCGCTCTTACTCAAGCTTTCACCGCCTTGAACAAGAGTGGACAAGGTGTTGCTATCGTAAAGACCTTTGCTACTAACCCTGCCACTCAATCGACTACAATTGATGCTATCAACTCCTATTTGCAACATGAGGACTTGACTACCCTTTTGGTTGCACTTGATGAATCTAACTTGGCTGTTGACGTTGTCATGCAAGCATTCATTGACAAC
It contains:
- a CDS encoding major facilitator superfamily; translation: MTTNKFTIQEQLSGFPVFQMVIIGFLRLSEPIAFTSMFPYIYFMIKHFDIAEDDAQISTYSGYLAASFSFSQFLSTVHWAKASNKYGRKTILLCGCAGTAFSMIIFGLSKNFYMALFARSLMGLLNGNVSIMRTTVGEIAHENRHQGLAFSNLSLLWSFGKCIGGWLGGVLTSTKVSKSSTTKLSRADEGLFSRYPFLLSNVVVAVLILIFIVIGWLFLEETHEEKKYSRDIGLEVGDALRRSLGFQVPERPWKSRGQYFEVGQPLLDEEMEDNSVIEMHNYPHKGKSSRVDISDADASQSETDTEAEHESIIPLAVRKCIISNFMCSFQNLIYVEFYPVLLAKALRVEDLKFPFHIKGGYGFSAAEIGKLLSITGLIGVVLVSLLFPVITKYCRTDLGFRIGLSINPIIYFFLPLYVFTSHKYNEAMPKYVTGLLLYLNSSVVSFANGITFAQNLILIHRASPKKQRALINSYAMTVTALARCAAPIIWGWIISKFDAQGYGGMSWWVLSVWSIMTFSHSLFIHETDAEET